The following DNA comes from Mycolicibacterium aromaticivorans JS19b1 = JCM 16368.
CAGCAGGTGTGGTGCCCGGTGTGTGCGCTGGCAGCGCTGGTCAACGGCGAACAACATCCGCTGCTGACCGTTGTCGCCGAGCACAGCGTGGCACTGGTGACGGTGATCCGGACGATCCTCGACGAGGACGGCACGAGCCCATCCGATCCGGACCGCACACCCGCGGATCGACCGGACCCGGATTCGCCGGAGCGCCCCGGCAGCCGCTACCAACACATTCCGGTCAGCGTCGAGGACTGACGCTGGCCGCGCCCTGGTGATCCGGTGAGAACCGGGTGCGACCTGTGGTCGGTGTCCGTGGACCTGGGTAGAGTTGCACGAAAGCGTGCGGTGATCGGGAGGCTCCATGTGGTACTGGCTGTTCAAGTACATCTTCATGGGCCCGTTGCTGGCTCTGTTAGGTAGGCCGAAAGTCGAAGGACTGGAACATCTTCCAGACCACGGCCCGGCAATCCTTGCCAGCAATCACCTGGCGGTGGCGGACAGTTTCTACCTCCCGCTGGTGGTCCGGCGACGGATCACGTTCCTTGCCAAGTCCGAATACTTCACCGGCACCGGCATCAAGGGCTGGTTCACCCGGTGGTTCTACACCGTGGCCGGCCAGGTCCCGATCGATCGCACCGACGCCGACGCCGCGCAGGCGGCACTGACCACCGCCGAGCGACTGCTGTCGCAGGGCAAGCTGATGGGGATGTATCCGGAGGGCACCCGCTCCCCGGACGGCCGGCTGTACAAGGGCAAGACCGGACTGGCGCGCCTCGCGCTCGAGACGCAGGTCCCGGTGATTCCGGTCGCGATGATCGGAACCGACGTCGTCAACCCGCCGGGATCGAAAATGTGGCGCTTCGGCCGGGTGACCGTGCGCTTCGGCAAGCCGATGGACTTCTCCCGGTTCGACGGGCTGGCCGGCAACCGCTTCATCGAGCGGGCCGTCATCGACGAGGTCATGTACGAGCTGATGGAGCTGTCCGGTCAGGAGTACGTCGAC
Coding sequences within:
- a CDS encoding lysophospholipid acyltransferase family protein, with product MWYWLFKYIFMGPLLALLGRPKVEGLEHLPDHGPAILASNHLAVADSFYLPLVVRRRITFLAKSEYFTGTGIKGWFTRWFYTVAGQVPIDRTDADAAQAALTTAERLLSQGKLMGMYPEGTRSPDGRLYKGKTGLARLALETQVPVIPVAMIGTDVVNPPGSKMWRFGRVTVRFGKPMDFSRFDGLAGNRFIERAVIDEVMYELMELSGQEYVDIYAATLKNSEEPGGPKQGGPDQPPARIPQSAAG